A genomic stretch from Theobroma cacao cultivar B97-61/B2 chromosome 4, Criollo_cocoa_genome_V2, whole genome shotgun sequence includes:
- the LOC18602804 gene encoding uncharacterized protein LOC18602804, whose translation MRIPTTALIVLEFRLWWKKRLHHYLPNMKIATRVLIMFCVAVGIIFMSVYQPEHFFGMEYEVRVINGFSNNSSLPLVIWCISQQDGDMGGRALQEGDDFGWRLKTNIWGNSHYLCTLKWDAKRRSFDAFKVPRDSQRCAPLKKCSWLVKEDGFYFSSDEVNWKKDFSWY comes from the coding sequence ATGAGGATTCCTACTACTGCTCTTATTGTTTTAGAATTTAGGTTGTGGTGGAAGAAGAGGCTGCATCATTATCTGCCAAACATGAAGATTGCCACAAGAGTTCTGATAATGTTTTGTGTGGCTGTAGGCATCATCTTCATGTCTGTGTATCAACCAGAACACTTTTTCGGCATGGAGTATGAAGTTCGTGTGATCAATGGCTTCTCCAACAACTCATCGCTGCCTCTAGTCATCTGGTGCATATCGCAGCAGGACGGGGATATGGGAGGGCGTGCCCTCCAGGAGGGTGACGATTTCGGATGGAGGCTCAAGACCAATATCTGGGGCAATTCCCATTACTTGTGTACCCTGAAATGGGATGCCAAGAGGAGGAGTTTCGATGCGTTTAAGGTTCCTAGAGACAGTCAGCGGTGTGCTCCTCTGAAGAAATGTTCATGGCTGGTGAAAGAGGATGGGTTCTACTTCAGCAGTGATGAAGTCAACTGGAAGAAAGACTTCTCCTGGTACTGA
- the LOC18602807 gene encoding uncharacterized protein LOC18602807, whose amino-acid sequence MGVRTHFVLFLVSVFILSVAGLGQHDKDLATVHVINAMPRDSEPMQIRCSSKSTDHGMQELHVGDDYQCGVREKALYYCEAISGRQIASWHAFQPRRDKNHKAVFWLVKEDGFYLSWDNSSWVRKSGWYTE is encoded by the coding sequence ATGGGTGTTCGGACCCATTTTGTTCTGTTTCTTGTTTCGGTATTCATTTTGAGTGTAGCAGGGCTTGGCCAACATGACAAGGATCTGGCAACGGTTCATGTAATCAATGCCATGCCAAGGGACTCAGAGCCGATGCAAATCCGCTGCAGTTCCAAGTCTACAGATCATGGGATGCAGGAGCTTCATGTAGGGGATGATTATCAATGTGGTGTCAGAGAAAAAGCCTTGTATTACTGTGAAGCCATTTCGGGAAGACAAATAGCATCCTGGCATGCGTTTCAGCCTCGCAGAGATAAGAATCACAAGGCAGTTTTCTGGCTGGTGAAGGAGGACGGGTTCTATCTTAGTTGGGATAACTCTAGCTGGGTCAGAAAATCTGGATGGTACACTGAGTGA